From one Lycium barbarum isolate Lr01 chromosome 6, ASM1917538v2, whole genome shotgun sequence genomic stretch:
- the LOC132600390 gene encoding BEL1-like homeodomain protein 8 isoform X2 — protein sequence MSDQTSEFHVAQHSRRERLRINSEQQLDPGILQPYQYRNISYDPSLVLSSEMLNFVTTSTESVVPSDVTQNCNTWKNVGTSCLWNNVANYSSGSGVIENNLSPMFVGGEGLNLNNIDVKPNFFGGYQEMQQSPAATNSSPTNNNMQFSTPVLYHDTLQEVVTSATAGTQGVETGRVGSWTENGNELLLLPNYIDQSRHLFGTNSSTKGHDNSNAQALALSLSPVPASKTNMVQMEKRNNAMAPENFAIAHRSAVPLGPFTGYATILKSSKFLRPAQQLLEELCELAAGSSDAIKCSNYSKKFHDGFRVSCDVNASESSSGAVVGDSGGSSESNVRPEYLQKKAKLIYMQDEICKRYKQYHQQMQMVVSSFETVAGLSAATPYISLALKTVSQHFKSLRNAISDHLKNIRQALGEDLPSPASGSKGDGTSSRLKFADQTLHKQKTGGPAVAFFESQQHVWRPQRGLPERAVAILRAWLFDHFLHPYPTDSDKHMLASQTGLTRNQVSNWFINARVRVWKPMVEEIHMLETRENGPTVRKSEGNKLVTERANNVNDGSHRGSSISMANCGQNLNVLNMSGMLEGPVIGPSERLDDHNDMWRNQEKRSRIECHIPSSMDGSLMGFVPYHQRNALEIGGSIGAVSLTLGLRQNAEAAQQQQLQQLHEHRLRQQFGGHMIHDFVD from the exons ATGAGCGACCAGACATCTGAATTTCATGTTGCACAACATAGCCGGAGAGAAAGGTTGAGGATTAATTCGGAGCAACAACTCGACCCCGGTATTCTTCAGCCATATCAGTATAGAAATATTTCGTATGATCCATCTTTAGTCCTGTCATCTGAAATGCTTAATTTCGTGACGACAAGTACTGAATCCGTTGTGCCTAGTGATGTGACACAAAATTGTAACACTTGGAAAAACGTCGGTACCAGCTGTCTTTGGAATAATGTAGCAAATTATTCAAGTGGATCAGGAGTTATTGAAAATAATCTGAGTCCAATGTTTGTTGGAGGTGAAGGCTTGAATTTGAATAATATTGATGTGAAGCCCAATTTCTTTGGTGGTTATCAAGAAATGCAGCAATCTCCGGCCGCGACTAATAGTTCACCCACTAATAATAATATGCAATTTAGCACTCCTGTACTTTACCATGACACTCTTCAAGAAGTTGTTACTTCAGCTACAGCTGGAACTCAAGGTGTAGAAACCGGCCGGGTTGGTTCGTGGACTGAGAATGGGAATGAACTTCTgctgcttccaaattatattgatCAATCGCGCCACTTATTTGGCACAAATTCAAGCACAAAAGGTCATGATAATTCGAATGCTCAAGCCTTGGCTCTTTCACTTTCACCAGTTCCAGCATCAAAAACAAATATGGTGCAAATGGAAAAAAGGAATAATGCAATGGCGCCTGAAAATTTTGCTATTGCACATCGAAGTGCGGTGCCACTTGGTCCTTTCACCGGTTATGCAACGATACTCAAAAGCTCAAAATTTCTAAGGCCTGCACAACAATTGTTGGAGGAACTCTGCGAACTTGCTGCTGGTTCATCAGATGCGATTAAATGTTCAAATTACTCGAAGAAATTTCATGACGGTTTTAGGGTTTCTTGTGATGTTAATGCTTCTGAGTCTTCATCCGGAGCTGTTGTTGGAGATTCGGGTGGTTCAAGTGAATCCAATGTGCGGCCTGAGTATCTGCAAAAGAAGGCAAAGCTAATATATATGCAGGATGAG ATTTGTAAAAGATACAAGCAGTATCATCAGCAAATGCAAATGGTGGTCTCGTCCTTCGAAACCGTGGCTGGTCTAAGTGCAGCAACCCCGTACATTTCTTTAGCTCTCAAAACGGTCTCACAACATTTTAAATCACTGAGGAATGCTATCTCGGATCACCTGAAAAACATAAGGCAAGCGTTAGGAGAAGACCTGCCATCCCCTGCATCTGGCAGTAAAGGTGATGGAACTTCGTCACGGTTGAAATTCGCGGACCAGACGTTACATAAGCAGAAAACTGGCGGTCCCGCGGTCGCCTTTTTTGAGTCCCAACAACATGTCTGGAGGCCCCAACGAGGCTTACCAGAGCGTGCTGTGGCTATTCTTAGAGCTTGGCTTTTTGACCACTTTCTTCACCC GTATCCTACAGATAGCGATAAGCACATGCTGGCTTCTCAAACTGGCTTAACTAGAAACCAG GTTTCTAATTGGTTCATCAATGCACGTGTTCGCGTATGGAAACCGATGGTTGAAGAAATTCATATGCTGGAGACTAGAGAGAATGGTCCTACTGTCCGGAAATCAGAGGGGAATAAGCTTGTGACAGAACGAGCCAACAATGTAAATGATGGATCGCATCGGGGTAGCAGCATTAGCATGGCAAATTGTGGCCAAAACTTGAATGTACTCAACATGAGTGGCATGTTAGAGGGTCCGGTAATTGGTCCCTCTGAACGATTAGATGATCATAATGATATGTGGAGGAATCAAGAAAAGCGTTCGAGGATAGAATGTCACATTCCTTCAAGCATGGATGGTTCGTTGATGGGGTTTGTGCCTTACCACCAAAGAAATGCACTAGAAATCGGGGGTAGTATCGGAGCTGTGTCATTGACATTGGGTCTAAGGCAAAATGCTGAGGctgcacaacaacaacaattgcaGCAACTACACGAACATCGACTTAGGCAGCAGTTTGGAGGACACATGATTCATGATTTTGTAGATTGA
- the LOC132600390 gene encoding BEL1-like homeodomain protein 8 isoform X1, translating into MSLTRYECAYSRPKKRKKKKKPSYHPLSLSLLHVKAKKLVSNYHFNTPHPDLTIIVLLLVLLLHLFSVFYSTATFFLPSNTCYSSRKINRNLCLFNDLLQNRLLSISRSTSLLLTYSYLQHHAVIECYIEIQSDLTNIKIFEMSDQTSEFHVAQHSRRERLRINSEQQLDPGILQPYQYRNISYDPSLVLSSEMLNFVTTSTESVVPSDVTQNCNTWKNVGTSCLWNNVANYSSGSGVIENNLSPMFVGGEGLNLNNIDVKPNFFGGYQEMQQSPAATNSSPTNNNMQFSTPVLYHDTLQEVVTSATAGTQGVETGRVGSWTENGNELLLLPNYIDQSRHLFGTNSSTKGHDNSNAQALALSLSPVPASKTNMVQMEKRNNAMAPENFAIAHRSAVPLGPFTGYATILKSSKFLRPAQQLLEELCELAAGSSDAIKCSNYSKKFHDGFRVSCDVNASESSSGAVVGDSGGSSESNVRPEYLQKKAKLIYMQDEICKRYKQYHQQMQMVVSSFETVAGLSAATPYISLALKTVSQHFKSLRNAISDHLKNIRQALGEDLPSPASGSKGDGTSSRLKFADQTLHKQKTGGPAVAFFESQQHVWRPQRGLPERAVAILRAWLFDHFLHPYPTDSDKHMLASQTGLTRNQVSNWFINARVRVWKPMVEEIHMLETRENGPTVRKSEGNKLVTERANNVNDGSHRGSSISMANCGQNLNVLNMSGMLEGPVIGPSERLDDHNDMWRNQEKRSRIECHIPSSMDGSLMGFVPYHQRNALEIGGSIGAVSLTLGLRQNAEAAQQQQLQQLHEHRLRQQFGGHMIHDFVD; encoded by the exons ATGAGCCTTACGCGGTACGAATGTGCATATAGTCggccaaaaaaaagaaagaaaaaaaaaaagcccagCTACcatcccctctctctctctctcttacacGTTAAAGCTAAAAAACTTGTTAGCAATTATCACTTCAATACCCCCCACCCCGACTTGACAATCATTGTCCTACTACTAGTACTACTACTTCACCTCTTCTCAGTTTTCTACTCTACAGCTACTTTCTTCTTACCATCAAACACTTGTTATTCTAGCCGGAAAATTAATCGGAATCTTTGCCTATTTAATGATCTTCTCCAGAATCGGTTGCTTTCTATATCAAGATCCACTTCACTCTTACTGACATATTCTTATTTACAG CACCATGCAGTTATTGAATGCTATATAGAGATACAAAGTGATCTTACAAACATCAAAATATTTGAGATGAGCGACCAGACATCTGAATTTCATGTTGCACAACATAGCCGGAGAGAAAGGTTGAGGATTAATTCGGAGCAACAACTCGACCCCGGTATTCTTCAGCCATATCAGTATAGAAATATTTCGTATGATCCATCTTTAGTCCTGTCATCTGAAATGCTTAATTTCGTGACGACAAGTACTGAATCCGTTGTGCCTAGTGATGTGACACAAAATTGTAACACTTGGAAAAACGTCGGTACCAGCTGTCTTTGGAATAATGTAGCAAATTATTCAAGTGGATCAGGAGTTATTGAAAATAATCTGAGTCCAATGTTTGTTGGAGGTGAAGGCTTGAATTTGAATAATATTGATGTGAAGCCCAATTTCTTTGGTGGTTATCAAGAAATGCAGCAATCTCCGGCCGCGACTAATAGTTCACCCACTAATAATAATATGCAATTTAGCACTCCTGTACTTTACCATGACACTCTTCAAGAAGTTGTTACTTCAGCTACAGCTGGAACTCAAGGTGTAGAAACCGGCCGGGTTGGTTCGTGGACTGAGAATGGGAATGAACTTCTgctgcttccaaattatattgatCAATCGCGCCACTTATTTGGCACAAATTCAAGCACAAAAGGTCATGATAATTCGAATGCTCAAGCCTTGGCTCTTTCACTTTCACCAGTTCCAGCATCAAAAACAAATATGGTGCAAATGGAAAAAAGGAATAATGCAATGGCGCCTGAAAATTTTGCTATTGCACATCGAAGTGCGGTGCCACTTGGTCCTTTCACCGGTTATGCAACGATACTCAAAAGCTCAAAATTTCTAAGGCCTGCACAACAATTGTTGGAGGAACTCTGCGAACTTGCTGCTGGTTCATCAGATGCGATTAAATGTTCAAATTACTCGAAGAAATTTCATGACGGTTTTAGGGTTTCTTGTGATGTTAATGCTTCTGAGTCTTCATCCGGAGCTGTTGTTGGAGATTCGGGTGGTTCAAGTGAATCCAATGTGCGGCCTGAGTATCTGCAAAAGAAGGCAAAGCTAATATATATGCAGGATGAG ATTTGTAAAAGATACAAGCAGTATCATCAGCAAATGCAAATGGTGGTCTCGTCCTTCGAAACCGTGGCTGGTCTAAGTGCAGCAACCCCGTACATTTCTTTAGCTCTCAAAACGGTCTCACAACATTTTAAATCACTGAGGAATGCTATCTCGGATCACCTGAAAAACATAAGGCAAGCGTTAGGAGAAGACCTGCCATCCCCTGCATCTGGCAGTAAAGGTGATGGAACTTCGTCACGGTTGAAATTCGCGGACCAGACGTTACATAAGCAGAAAACTGGCGGTCCCGCGGTCGCCTTTTTTGAGTCCCAACAACATGTCTGGAGGCCCCAACGAGGCTTACCAGAGCGTGCTGTGGCTATTCTTAGAGCTTGGCTTTTTGACCACTTTCTTCACCC GTATCCTACAGATAGCGATAAGCACATGCTGGCTTCTCAAACTGGCTTAACTAGAAACCAG GTTTCTAATTGGTTCATCAATGCACGTGTTCGCGTATGGAAACCGATGGTTGAAGAAATTCATATGCTGGAGACTAGAGAGAATGGTCCTACTGTCCGGAAATCAGAGGGGAATAAGCTTGTGACAGAACGAGCCAACAATGTAAATGATGGATCGCATCGGGGTAGCAGCATTAGCATGGCAAATTGTGGCCAAAACTTGAATGTACTCAACATGAGTGGCATGTTAGAGGGTCCGGTAATTGGTCCCTCTGAACGATTAGATGATCATAATGATATGTGGAGGAATCAAGAAAAGCGTTCGAGGATAGAATGTCACATTCCTTCAAGCATGGATGGTTCGTTGATGGGGTTTGTGCCTTACCACCAAAGAAATGCACTAGAAATCGGGGGTAGTATCGGAGCTGTGTCATTGACATTGGGTCTAAGGCAAAATGCTGAGGctgcacaacaacaacaattgcaGCAACTACACGAACATCGACTTAGGCAGCAGTTTGGAGGACACATGATTCATGATTTTGTAGATTGA